caCTGTCCTATTCCCCAGTTGTGAAATCCCTCATTATTTACAGTTTCTCCGAGCCAGCTGCTTCGGctccaccttcctccctctcttccaaccccctctctctcctcctcttcctgcaacttcccttcccctgcccaatcaccagCTCTCgctttattttacaaattgaatggggagaaggttctggtgaagtcacctgagtcctgagtacgtgactagtcagcagtccttggggcagtggaattagcaacaaaatacagataactccagggcaaaccacaacagggaggggggaggggaagagaaacggaaagagaaagggagagggagagagcgcaaaatgtctggattatttaGGGAAGAACCTCTGAAGAatgggcagcccagcccctgggttgGAAAATTCAAGGTTGGGGCAGGATATgccaggtaggaactgagggataTTGGGAGAACCAGGaggtcaggtctgctttggtatgtaaaatatgcacctcagacCCTTTGGTCTGAAACCAaaacctgagtgctgggaccccagGCAAAGACCTCTATGCCTGGCTCTTCAATTTCAAATCGCCTTGCTATGTAGTCcgggctgtcctaaaactcactgtgctgcccaggttgACTTCCAACTTGTGAgcctcctgtccctgcttcccagcatgcacctgtGTCCCTTGATCTAGGTTTGGCTGACGACATCCCTGAGAAATGCTGTCTCTATCCTTATCTCTTCGTATAACCTGTGTGGCGTGTTTTCCCATGCTGCCACACAGTTTCCACAGCCACAAATGCATCGTACTTTTCTGTCTGGTGTGGGTaaagcttttccttttctcttaggCATTTCCATGGCTCTCAGGATTTCACTGCTTTACACGCTGCTGGGATACACAACCTCACACACAGATCCTTGTGCTGTAAATGGGTTTGCTTTCTTAGACATGGATACAATCATGCCTTCAGGGCATGGGCAATTTATTTCCTTGGTGCACGGTGCGGATCGTTTGTCTCAGGGATTGCATGTTCCCCACCTACCGAGAGCTCTCACTCTTCCTGAACAGTATTGAGGCCACCACAGCTAGAGGATGTTTGTGGAAGCCTTGGTGGTTATGAGGCAGTGAATTACAGAAGATGATGACAGGGATTCAAACTAACTCAAGTGTAATGTGATCCTTAACTTACCACAAGGCAGAAAGAGCCAGGACTTTGTTCATTCccattgtggaaaaaaaaaaaaaaacccaacttgaTAACAGGAGCTATTAATAGGCCATGACACAGCCATGTCCTTGCCAATGGAGTCTGCATTACTCAGAGTGCCTTGTTGAGACGCAGACCCTGTCTGGTCACTGAACTTCACAGAGATGGGAGAAACCTGGCAAAGATCCAGAGCTCAACCAACTTGATGGAcaatgaaagaattccaggaaaaaaaaaaaaaaatcaaaggaatcaGGCAGGTTCagtttgcaaaaacaaaacaccaaaaataaaaacaaaaaaacccaacccaaaccaaaacaaaccaacaacagaaaaaaaacaaaacaaaaccgaaccATTGTTTTGGCTCTAAGGCTGTGTGGGCGTAGTGGGTGGAGGTGGACTGTGGGCATATGGAGGTGTGGGGGTGTCTCTATGAGGCTTCTTCAGTGCCATAGAGGCTGAAGAATGGCTATTTAGATGTTCGGATCTAAAGGGACCCTAGCTCTGGAATACTTGAGAAATTGCCTTTTTCTACTTCTCTGGGTAGGTCAGATATACTATCACTCCTGGCTTCCAGGACTCCCCCTCCAGCCTGAGATAGCtattcctccccgccccccaccctcCCGTAACTCCCGATGAAGGGCGGGCCTAAGGAAAATGCTCCCAGGTGTCTGGGCAGGCCTCCTTCCTGTCCTCGCACATTCAGTTCACCGCGCATTTATAGGCAGCCAGGTTGGCATGTTACGTCATTTAATCCTGTCATTCCAGCCTTGCCAGGATTTGTGGGCACGAGACTGAGAAGGTGGGCGGGGGGAAGTAGAAACAACTGAAAGGAGGCCCTGGCTTGTTGACGGAGAGTGGGAGTGGCCTAGGAGAACTAAAGAGCAATCTAGTTGGGTTCCTACAGGATAATAGGTGTTTTGTACTACATTGTTTTGAAATATCAAAACAACTTTGGAAGTAAGTTTTCACAGCTGTAAAACTGAGATTAAGGCAATTCGTCTAGGCTTACTCTGCCAATAAAGGTGTATGTGCACTATTATATACCTAGCAGTAAAGTCTGGGCCCTTTTCAGTGCTTCCAGACATGAAAACTGCAGAACCGAGGCTCCCTACCTAAAGCTACACCTATTAACCTCAGGCAGAAGCTCAAAGCTCCTTATGTTCGTAAGCTCTCTTCCTCTGACTTAAATCCTATCTTATACCCGCTGCGGGGAGATCCAGGAGTGGCCAGACCCACACCAGCAGGAATTAAGCTTTAATAAAGACTAGGTGGACCAACGATAAACTCATGTACCCCTACCAAAGTTCTGAAAATGTGATCCCGGGAGTGAATGGGACTCCTTAAGGGCAAAGGGTCGTGTTGCTCGGCTTCTGGAGACAATCTGGGGCCCAGACAACGACGGTTAGGAGAGAAAAAAACTCTGCACTTAGGGTCAGACTATCTTACAAGGGCCTTATTgtaagttactttaaaaaaaaaaacaaaaaaaaaacaccaaaacctcTTGACTCTTCGTCTACAAGACGGGACATGGGCAAAACGCTGTGCATCTCTTGAAGGGTGCATGCAAAAGCTGGAATTGTTAAcgcagaagagagagagcatcTGATCTCACTATTGCGTCAGGGTGAGACATTCTGCGCCGTGTTGCAGCTCGGAAGCTCGCGGTGGGGTCGGAGATCTAGACCAGAGAAAAGCCTACAACTCCCAGGAGGCGCCGGCGGGCGGGTGAGGAGGCAGCGTAGACACTACACTTCCCAAGAGGCGCAGCGTGATAGGCGCGTGGCAGTGACGTCACGACTCCGGCTCAAGGAGCTGATTCGGCCAGAGCTGCCAGCGGGGTGGCCACCGCCGCTGGTTTGTTACAGCTGCTGGAGCGGCCGCGGCCCGGGTTCTCGGGCTTCTCTCCCGGGCCCTCGACCTCCGGCCCAGCGCGGTGAGTCCATACGGGCGTCTTCGGAGTGGTAAAGCTCGAAGGCTCCACGGCTTGGAAAGCCGAGAGAGAAGGTTGCTGCTGAGGAGGCGTCCGCGCAGGAGGAGACCTGAGCTGGGTGGCTGGGGGTGGAGAGTGCGTGCATCAGGCGAAGGAGTGCCGAGAGAGGAAAGTGGGAGCAGGAGGCCGGGGGTGGTACGTCCGGGAGGAGCGCttcagctgggggtgggaggcGGGGAATGGCTGGACTTCTGGGATAAAGGTTTGGCTGCCTCCAGGGCTGAGTGAATGcatggagatgggggttgggCCCCGAACCCAGCCAGACTGCTAGTGCGAGGTACCAGGCTGCGGAGCAGAGCGGGAGGCCCTTTGGAAGGAGTTCTCCATACACGCAACCCCAGTATATCGAGGACACTGTTTCCTTGCTCCTGACTGGTGGGGGttagctttctttttccattcccaCTTTCCCGAGTACAGGAGTCTGGTTGGCGAGGACAACTGTGGTCCTGCAGATTGAGGGTTTGGCCGAGTGGAAGAGACATAGTGTGTTGCATGAACTCCCTATTGGGATCCCTCGGGACAGGTTTGCTGTATAAAGGGCCAGTCTTAGGCTGGAGAGGGAATTGGAGGTGCTTACCGGATGGCTATGCTGGGGGATGGGGGCGGTAATCTGGTCTTGGCATGAGTGTCTGACAGACTGGCTTGGGCCTGCATGGAAAAGAGGCAAGGAGctatagccaaaaaaaaaaaaaaaaaaaaaaaagtggttaaCAGAACAGAGTTGCTTCGGGCTCTGATTTGAGGCAGATTATGAAATCACACCAGCCACCTGCCAGCTGTGGTAGAAGTTTTTAATCTGGCCACTGCAGGCCTTTCTGTCCCTGCCATCTCCTATTTCTTCACTTCTGGGAGAAAGGTCAGTTGTACACTAATGGAAATCCACAAAGCCACAGGAAAGTCTCAGAAGTACTTTTGGGGGGATGGTGGAAGAGGGTGCGGGGGTCTCCTGAAGTTTCTAACTTGCTTTAAAAGACTtggcactggggttggggatttagctcagtggtaaagcacctgcctagcaagcacaaggccctgggttcggtccccagctccaaaaagaaaagaaaaaagaaaagaaaagacttggCACCTAGGCTTCAGGAAGCCAATTCCATTGGGGCACTCTGGCTCTCTTAGATGCCTGCCCTGTTAGAGCCAGAAAGGAGTGAAGGGGCTTTTAATCCTGGGATCTAGCCAAGACTTTTGGCACTCCTGAATGCAGTGTGAGGGAGTTCTGTCTGTAGCTGTGCCACTGTAGAGCTGCGTTTTGAGGAGGGACAGTAGTTTCTGCTGAAATTTGGGAAACTCTTCCTCCCCTTAATGATCTTTCAGAGACTTTACCTCTCAGTCCCTGTCCCTCACATGGAGGCTGTTAACACAGTAGATGTCCCAGGGGCTGGCTATGTTAAGGTAACTGAAGCCCTAAGGTCTGAGGAAGGTAAACAACTGGTTTTCTAGTTCCTTGGGTTTCTGCGGGGACCAGTTAATGTCTTAATGAGCCAGGAGTTTGGTCCCAGGAGTATGTCCACTTGGATGCACCCTAGGCCAACTCACTGGTATGTTTGTTGGGAAACTGTTGTGGGTCATATCTCCCGAGGTGTTGGAGAAGAGGAAACTTACTTCCATTATACTTAAGTAATGAACTTATCTGAGTGAGTTCTGGCTCCTGTGGGGGAGGCTTGGCCGGAATCCTAGCTGGGTGAGAGGTAGCATCTGAGTCTGGGGGTGAGGTGATTGCTGCAGGGTGAGAGAGCTGGGCCGGGCTTCCAGACTGTCTCCATCTGCTCCTTTTCTCTGTACTCCTTGGAATGGAGTCGTTAGCCACGGTGAGGGGTCTTTACTAGGCAGGGCCCTAAGGTAGGGAGGTGATCCAGTATACAAGTGCCTCCCATTCCCACTGTCATTGGTCAGcgtcccccccctccccccgggaATCTGGGGAGAGCCATTCTCCCCTCCGGCCACTGTGGGCTACTATGTTGTTTTCTGGGCATCGAGGGCAGCCCTTTCTGTTCCTTGTGGGGTAGAGCTCCCACCACTGGACAAGAAAGGGGTGTTGTTACTCACACCCACAGACAGATGCTGGGAAGGGAGGTCAGGTGAGGCCGAGAAGGGAGGCGGTAAGAGGGAGGCGGTAAGAGGGAGGCCACAGGTAGTTTTGTGTCCTTGGGAGGGGTATGCCTGATATGGGTACCACATCCTATGGGAACTGTAATGTCCGCTGTGTGTTCcgtcctgtcctctctctctctggtgggATAAAGACTCGGGTTTGGCACCTAATGGTGGTACCCTAAGAGAGCCTCAGCAGATGCCAAATGGATGAAATGTGTGTCCCAGTGGATGGGTCATTTTGTGTGGAGATGTTTGTAGGTCTGAGTGGAGGCTGTCCCTGGCCTGCTgttgtctcttcctcttctcccctgtcAGTCATCCTGGGCCTGAGGAAACCCAGGATTGAAGAAATAGGGGTGGTGGAACAGTAAGCCCAGAGTACTTCATCCGTAGTTACTGTACCCACAGCTCTTCCCCTGCTCCTTGCTCTTTGGGGAGAGCTTAGAGTGGTGGATGTCAGGTCTTCCGTGAGAGAGATAACAGAGGTTATTCTGAGAGGGGGTTTCAGGGCAGGCCTCTCCACCTGACGAAGAAGAGGCCCCTGGGAACTGTGGGGAATATGATTGGGGAGTGGGCATTGACCGCTATGGCCTGGGCTATTGATTGCTAGTCACCTCTTGGTGACTTGTCCTCCCAGGCTTTGTCAGCCCCTAGTCCCAGCGGATGGTGTGAATGACAGCCGGGTGCTAATCCAGCCCAGTGACAGGAAGTGACTAGCATTACATTCATGTGGACTTTCTCCAGCCTGTGGGTTTGAGAGTCAAGAGTGGACGGTGGTGTGGAGTTCTCAGGGAATGAAAAGCCTGCCTCTCTGCGGGGCGCGGGGTGTGAGGGGGCAGGGAAAGTGGTGTGACCTGTCTCACCTGTGTTGCTCGTTTGCAGAGCGGCAGTCAAGAGGGGTGGCAGGATGAATGTGGGCACAGCACACAGTGAGGTGAACCCCAACACGCGGGTGATGAACAGCCGCGGCATCTGGCTCTCCTACGTGCTGGCCATCGGACTCCTGCACGTCGTGCTGCTGAGCATCCCCTTTGTGAGCGTCCCCGTCGTCTGGACCCTCACCAACCTTATCCATAACCTGGTAAGATCCTGCTTGCCACCTGCCTCCCACCATATGTGCTGGTCTAGGCCAGAGCTGAGAGACAGGAACAGCTTGTAATGGGACAGACAGCAGGTCCTGAGAACATGTGTCACCAGAGCCTAGGCCCAGCTCTTACCTCTGCCTGGTTCTCCCTTGTGGGCTGTAAATCAAATCTGCACATTGCCTGGGTCTCCAGAGCGGGGTGGCGGGTACATTTGGAGGACGGCCAGCTGAGGGCTCAGTCCTGCCGAGGTTGTCCCGGGTTCCAGGGATCTGGTGCAGAAACACTTTTCCCAAGTTAGGATCTCATGTTCCTCTGTGTTCCCTAAAACCTGCCTTGTACCCTGCTTTTGAGCGGGCGGGGGGTCTTGTCCTCCCTCCATGGTTTGCTTCTTTTAGCCAGCATGTAGAGACCCCAGTTGGAAAGGCTGCCTTGCTGTGTCTGCTCCTTACTTATTTCCCCCTTGTTCTCCCACCGAGATCAGGTGCTCTTTCCTACGTTGCCTTCGTTAGCCGCTGCCGCAGAGGCAGGGGGCAGTCTGTCTGTGATGGGTGGGGAGACAGGCTGGGAGTCATTTTGTATGTTCTGATGAAGGCCCCTCTTTTCAGGGCATGTATATCTTTCTGCACACGGTGAAAGGGACACCCTTCGAGACTCCGGACCAGGGCAAGGCAAGGCTGCTGACCCACTGGGAGCAGATGGACTATGGGGTCCAGTTCACAGCCTCCAGGAAGTTCTTGACCATCACGCCCATTGTGCTGTGAGTGTTTTGGCTATGGGAGAGTAAGCAGAGGCAAACTGGTGGGCTCGCTGGCCTTAAGTCATTCCAGCTCTGTCCTTTGGTGTATGgatgagcagagggagggaggggacattcTTGGGTCTCACCCCGGAGCCCTGGGCCTCCCTGGCCCTGTCTTTCCCCCACTCTGTGCATGAGACAGGCCCATGGGCCTGGAGTAAGCTATGGGTAGGTCAGGAGGGCCTTGCTAGCTAGAGACTTGTCGCTCCTCTTATCTGGGAACCTGTttttcccatctctccctctctcccctcccccctccaggtACTTCCTCACCAGCTTCTACACCAAGTATGATCAAGTCCACTTCATACTCAACACTGTGTCCTTGATGAGTGTGCTCATTCCCAAGCTGCCCCAGCTCCATGGAGTCCGGATCTTTGGAATCAATAAGTACTGAGGTTGTAGCCCCTTCCCCAGCCAGGTTGGCAGGGGAAGGGCAGAAGGCCTTTGCTGTGACGCTGAAGACAGGAGCCTCTGGACACTGCCAGAGATGGGGGTTGCCCTGGGCCTGGCTTCCCCCTCGCTTCCCCAGTAGCCGACTTGGAGTAGCTTGTAGTGGGGTTAGGGTGGGGCCCTTGGGCTCTAACCCATTCTGAAGTTTTTGatcttttccttttgccttttgaATAGAGATGCCATGGGGGTGGTCAGGAAAGAGGCCGGGCTCTCTGGCTGACTGTGGGCCTGAGAAGTtgggacaggaagccaggaaaaacCCCTGTTGGCTTGTTTACCCTCAGGCAGCCATAGCACTTTAGCCTCCGGAAAGGGGGCAGAAGGACGGTACAGCTTCTGCATTGATTGGCCTCAGTCCTTCAGTATGTGAAGTGAGACTCTGTTCTGTCTGTATTAGAGCCCTGCGCCTGCTGCCTCCGCCCCCCAGGCAGAGAGCAGTCGGGCTTTGTGGACTTTCTTGCAACCCACGATGGGTAGGCTGTGGAGCAGGGGGGATTAGGAAAGGAAGATGGGTTGGTGGGACACCTGGAGTTGGGGGACAGGATGCTGCCGCCCTGGTCCTGGGGAGAGGGGAGTTCAGAGCAGGGGTTGGGTGGGGATAGTATATTGGGTCTTAGAATGGACAAGATAGCAGCAGCCAGTATGGATCAATGTAAAAAAAGAGGTCTGGGAGGGAGAAGCCAGACTCAGCCTCCTTTTGAGATGTGGGCTGGAAGGAGAGCTGGCGTTGAGGGTTAATTTACCCACAGAATGATGCTGATGGGGAAGGGAGGCCTCTGTGGGTTTGAAACCCCTGGGTTGCATGAGGGTGTGCACAGGCTGGAAGAGGCCTGTGAGCCCTCAGAGCAGTCTACTTTGACACTTCCCTTAGTGGGGTGAGGAAGCTTGCAGAGAGGCTCTTCCTTAAAACTCAACTTGTATTCTTGTTTGATTGGGCTGGGACAGTGCCTGGTGTGTGGCTTGCGTGGGAATGGTCAGGAGGCCACTTCCACATGCGGTCAGTGGTCTCCACAGTGCTAAGGATCCCTGCCCAGACAAGGCAGTAGTAGGGACAGCTGCGGGCACTGTCTCCTCAGCCCAGAGTGGCAGGCAGGTCATAGAGCCTTAGGCTAGGCCAGAGAGGAGCAGTCTCTCCCCTCGCTGGTTCGACTGGGGCATGTTCCTTTGGATAGTGTGGCTGCCCAAGCCCTCTCCCAGGGGCCAGAGGGAGGTCACTCACCTGTTTCCCCCCTGCCCTCCTTCTGAACCCCATGTATCATAGGGAACTTTCACCTTCCGGTCTTTCTAAGCAAAGTGTGAATAGGATTTTTACTCCCTTTGTACAGTATTCTGAACAATGCAAATAAAGAGCACCGTGTCTGTTTCCACGTCTGGCCTCTGTGTCCTGGAGGCCTGGGAGGAAAGCTGGCAGCGTGGGCAACAGCAGCTCCTGCCCAGGCAGTGGTGGGGACTCTGGGGTGGCCGGTCCTTTTCTAGGTCTAGCACAGCCAGCCAGTAGGGGTGTGAGGAAGATAGTGATGACCCCGGTAAGCCAGAGTGGAGTCCTGCTGCTGTCTGTGCCTTGCGCTGTCCTCAGTTGGCTCTGAGCTTCTGACTTTACAGGTCTGGCTGGGGGTATTGGGAATGGGGCTTAGTGGCTGGAAAGGTCAGTCCAGACCTGGCTTTACAAGTGCAGTGGGGTTGGGATTACCTCTGGTTTCCTCCTGCCACTGGATCTGTCCTCTCTTCTCACCTTGGTCCTTTTGGTCATTTCAAGCCACTtcttgttttggggaggactggcTTTTGTGCCTCCTCCCGCTttgaggatgaggaggggaagagggctCACCCTAGCTTTTGCTAGCACAGCTAGGAGAGGAAGGAATCTTTATCTCCTGAGGACACTGGCCTCTCAGGCTCTTCTGGGTACTGCTGTCGGCTGCTCCCTGGCCAGGACAAAGTTCCAGGCAAGCGGGGAAGCCCTTCCCAGCAGCCGGGCTCCGTGGCCCCACCCACTGCCGTGGTGTTCTTGTAGTGGGAGTGAAGGAGAGTGGGACCTTCGTCCTAGTCTAGCCACGCTGTTCCCTCCTCCCATAGGGACCATGTGGTGTTGGGAGAAGGGCTGCCGGCCACCGGGCTCAGTCATGGGTGTGGGCACACCCACTTGCTTCCTTGTCCTTGAAGCCTGTCAGGGCAAGGTGCCAGGGTATCTGGACAGTGAGTGACCTTTGTTCTGATCCCCGCTCTGTCTGCCACTTGGAGCTCCACGGTCTTATCTAGTTGCCTCTCTGAGCTCAGTCTTCTGCTGATGAGGGAAGAGCTCTTCAGGCTGGTGTGGGCACGAGCATAGTGCTGGCATAGAGCCAGCAGTTCAGTAGCTGTATATGGCATTTAGCATCACTACTTCCTCAAGGGTgctttggatggatggatggatggatggatggggagacCGGAAGATAGGCCGGGCTCACTCTAGCAGTTACCTCCGAGATCAAATAGAGGGAAACCCAGCAGACTCCTGGGAGGAGAAGGCACGAAGAAGATAGGTGTTACCTTCATTCACCTCCCAGGACTCTGAGGAGGGGCCCGATGTGGAAATGTGTCCTATGGGAGGCCAGGTACTTGATGGACCAACCTGTAGCTGTTGGCTGGGGTTGTGTTTGGTCTTTACCACTGCCTGCTACGCCACGGCGTTTGCCTAGCTGGCCCTGaggtctttctttccctccctggcATGGCCATGGCTATTACCTTTCTTGGTTGGGACCCAGCTCTTGTCATCTCAGCTCACTGAGTTATCAGAATCTCACACTTGGGTCAGAAGGGCAAGATCTCTCCTGGCCTTATCTTTCCACGTAGGCCATAACTCACCTTATCTAAAGGCCTGAGAGGTGGGGCGCCTGTGCTCACCAGGTTTCCTGGAGGTACTCGTGTTGGGTGCTTTCAGTGCCTATCAGAGCACCTGAGACTCCAGCTGGGAGCTGTGCAGAGGTCTGATGGGATCCTGACTCTCTCATTTCAGTAGGAAGCCGAGGATGATGCCCGTGAGACAGGCCTGCGGTCCTCGACATTGTCTCAACACCAAACCAGAAGAGAATTGAGAGCAGACCACTGTGATCGGactggggacagagaaaggggCAGTGGGTGGGTCAATGCCTGGGCTAGCCTTAAGGGACTTAGGAGAAGGTCACAAGACATAGGTTACAGGTGGAGGTGGTCATGGAAACCCAGGAAGCTTTTGCTTCTTTCCAGGGCTGGCTGAGCACCCTGTCATTGGGAAAGGGTTGGTAGGGAAGCTCAGGGATCTGAGGCAGAGATCCTAGGGAAGAAATAGCCAAGTTAGGACTGATCATCTGAAGTCGTGTTTAACACTGCTGAGAGTCTACCCTTTGAGAATAGACAGTAACTTTGCTCTGAAGAACTTCAGAAAATGGGGATCACCTTTCCCACGTGGGGAaacccccccaccccttcttgcctcaGGTTCTgtgaaggacacagagagatTTGGGATCTGCGGTGGTCACCTTTACTGCGTCAAAGTGagtctgggctagagagatggctcagtggttaagatcactggctgctcttccaagggatctgagttcagttcccggcgcccacatggtggctcacaaccatctatctataGTATCAATCCCCAgagatcagacaccctcttctgactcatGGACACCGGGCATACATGTggcgcacacatgtacatgcaggcaaaacactgaaacaggtcaaataaaaacatgttaaaCAAGGCAGGACAGTCGGAAGGTCCAGGCCACCCTTCACTGCACaggtttgaagtcagcctgagttacagagGACTGTAAGAGCAAAATAACCAATGCCCCTTTGAACCAATACATTTTCCTCACAGTTGGTCCACGCTAACTGCCTGTATTTGAGTCACAGTTCTCTGGTCCAGGACATGGATActggattgggggagggggggaaagaggaaaaggaaaggagggggaggaggaggaggaggaaaaggaggaggaggatacagTCAAATGCTGCTACTTGCTGAGAGGAAGGAATAGTTTCTGGGGATGGTGCTGTACCAGACAGACCTCACCTTGAAGGACATAGTGGACACAACCCAGGACAAAGCACTGTTGTCAGCTTGCGAGATGCAGAGGTCAGTGTATGGCGGGTGAGGAACGGCCAGCCAGGGGCCTTGCCTGCTTCTGTTCGATTCCATTCTTGGCTCCCCATTGCCACCCACTAGTTGATTGCTACATGTTTGTGCACCTCCATAAAGAAAGACACAAGAAGGGGAGAAAATACATAGCAGAGTTGGTGAGCAggaagatggaacagagactgcatcttttgtttagagacagtttctctgtgtagcactggatGCTGTGGAActcactaggctggcctcgaactcaaaaactcacctgcctctgctctgggatcaaaggcatgtgccaccattgccagGTTTGACTTGCCTGCTTAACCCCATCATACTGTTGTGCTCTGCCTTGTAACCCATGGCTTCCGTGGCTTCCGTGGCTTCTCCATTGGGTTGGGAGCACTTGTGACATTATTGCCTTTATTTACCTGTCTCCAGCCCCCCCAGTGGGTGGTCTGCTGAATAGCTGCACAGGGGAAGGCTCCCTCCTGCTTTCATGGCGGGTTCTTTCCTATGGGGTGGACGTGTCTGCACTTTTTCCTTTTGCAAGCCCCAAAACTCAGAGAGGCTTTGCTGGTCTTTTGAACTGTTTTAACCGTAGCACTGCTCAGGAAAGGCCTCTTGAGCTTCTCTAGAGTTCTCGAATGGATTCTAGGTTGAGGGTAGGATtcctggagggaggggaaggccaTGGAGGTTATGGAggcctttttcctcctcctcctcctcctcctcctcctcctcctcctcctcctcctcctcctcctcctcctcctcctcttcttcctgctcctccctccccctccgcctcttcctcctcccctccccttcttcccctcttcttcctctttttctttgttcctcc
The genomic region above belongs to Rattus rattus isolate New Zealand chromosome 9, Rrattus_CSIRO_v1, whole genome shotgun sequence and contains:
- the Ormdl3 gene encoding ORM1-like protein 3 — encoded protein: MNVGTAHSEVNPNTRVMNSRGIWLSYVLAIGLLHVVLLSIPFVSVPVVWTLTNLIHNLGMYIFLHTVKGTPFETPDQGKARLLTHWEQMDYGVQFTASRKFLTITPIVLYFLTSFYTKYDQVHFILNTVSLMSVLIPKLPQLHGVRIFGINKY